The following nucleotide sequence is from Alistipes sp. ZOR0009.
GAGACAGAGTCGACGAGTCGACCGGAGAGGCATACACCAACTCGGGCAGGACATTGGATTCCATGAAAAAGAATAAGCGAACGCTTGCCATAAAAACGGGTATAGAGGAGGTTGACGCCGAACTGGACACCGAACTTAAGCTTTTGGAGGTGATAGCAGCAGGCTGGAAGGTAACCTCTGCAGAGGTGCTCTACTGGCTGCTACAAGGGAAAAACGAGGCTGAAATAGGCAGCATACTCGGCATTACCCAATCGGCCATTAACCAACGTAAAAAAACAGCGGGCTGGTATGGCGTTGAAGCGCTGCTGGCACGTTTTGATGAAATAGTAAGGGGGAAAATACGATGAACCTAACCATTCTCGTTCAGTTGCTACTGGCCCATATTCTGGCCGATTTTGTTTTTCAGACCGACGACATGGTCGAAAGCAAGAAAAAAGGGGGACTAAAGTCGAAAAAATTTTGGTTTCACATTGTTCTTTCAGGAGCCCTAACCTACCTTATACTAATGCAATGGAGCGGGTGGCTGGTGCCTCTTTTTGTTATGGTTACCCACGGCTTGCTCGATTATCTGAAAATAAGGCAGGAGGCTAAATTGCTAGCCTTTAACAACCAGGTAGAGGATGTCTCAAAAAGGAAGTCGGGTGCACGGCTTTTTCTAATGGATCAGCTTTACCATCTCCTTGTCATTCTTATGGCCTGGCTTTACCTGACAAGCTCGTTCAATCTGATACTTCCGTTTATTGCTCAACTCTTTTCGAACAAGGCTTACCTTACCATTTTAACGGCCTTAACGCTTATCGTATGGCCTGTTGGGTTGGTTATAGGTATTATAACCGAACCATTCAGAAATGAGCTGGGCAACAACGAGTCAGACAGTCTAAGCAGAGCTGGCACCTATATTGGCGTTCTGGAACGGGTGCTGACCTTCATTTTTGTACTGCTGGACCAGTTTTCGGCAATTGGGTTTCTGTTTGCGGCGAAGTCGCTGCTTCGCATCAGCAAGGATGGCGAAGAAAAAGCCCGAAAAAAGACAGAATACGTTTTAATTGGAACGCTGATGAGCTTTGCAATGGCTATTGTTGTGGGTCTTGCGGTAAAAGCTATCGTAAAAATCTAGATTCGACATACACTAGGTGAGGAAACTGCCGTAAAGCTACTGTAGGCAACACTGAGAGTAGAGACTTGAGCGAGTTCAAACCTTTCTGCTGCAATTGTTATCTGACACAAAGACATCACTCGCTATGTTCTTGCATAAAAAAACTTATAACGAATAAGGTGGATAAGCCCACTTGGCATTGCCGCAAAGCGAGATGAAAAAGAGGGCTAACTGCTTACTTCTGTTATATGGCTTATAGCGGCATTCTTTTTACTATTGCCTCAAACGCGCGCAGGGCGGCGCCGTGCAAGGCAGAAATCTGCGGTACAAGCTTCCTTACTCGTTTTTTTGAAGAAGGGCAAGAAGGAGCACGCAGACAGCATGAATGATGCTATTAATACAGAGATTCGGTTAGCTCGCAAAATACCCATCCTCTTATCCAAGCGTGCTGTATCAGCCCTAATTTACAACGTCGATAACTCATAAAACCTCAGGATAAAACTCTACCTCACAGAAGGTATGCCACCCTAATTCGGACTATAAGTTAATCAACACGTCCTCGAGCTTCCTTTTCGGAACATAATGACGCCCATCTTCATCGCGCCAATACTTAACATCTCCATCTTCGGCCATCTCTACCATGATAACCTCCTCTTTCGGTTTCCCAATGGCAAGCACAAGCGCAATACTGAGATGTTCTGGAAGTTCTAAAATTTTAGATAGCTCAGCCTTTTTTACCGAAGCGATAATGCAGCCTCCAAGTCCCTTTTCTACAGCTCCCAAAAGGATACTTTGAGACGCTATTCCTTGATCGTGGGCCATTGCAGCACCCAAAGTGGTATCCTCCAGAATAACGATATAGCCACTAGGACGTTCGCCTTCGGCAGGTCCGGCCCACTCCTTCAGGTAGCCAGCCCATGCTAATGTTTGGAATATTTTTTCGTTTAGCGATTTTTCGTTTGAGATATAGTACTTCAAAGATTGAAGGTTACGTCCACTAGCCGAAACCCTAGCCAAATCAACCAGTTCTACTAGCGTTTCTCTATCAATGCTTTCAGATTCGTAGAATCGTCTGTAGCTTCTATTCTTATACACCAACTCTTTTACCATTATTCTGAAAATTAAGAAAACAAAAAGGCCCTACAACAGCAACGTTGTAGGGCCTCAAAGATATAAATCTGCTAGTATCTTTCAGAAATTACTTTCCAGTCTACGATATTCCAAAAGCTGGATACATAGTCAGGACGACGATTTTGGTAGTCGAGATAGTAAGCATGCTCCCACACATCGCAAGTTAGCAAAGGCTTTTTACCCTTGCGAAGAGGGTTGCCAGCATTAGCTTCCTGCACAATTTCCAATACACCAGCCTCATTTTTAACCAGCCAAGACCAACCAGAACCGAATAGTCCAACCGAAGCCTTGGTAAACTCCTCCTTAAACTTCTCGAATGATCCGAATGTAGCATCAATCGCTTTTGCCAGCTCGCCAGTAGGCGCGGTAGCTGGGTTAGGCGAAAACTGGTTGAAATAGAAGGTATGATTCCAAACCTGAGCCGCATTATTAAAAATAGCCCCATCCGACTCTAAAACGATGGTTTCTAAATCGGCATTTTCAAACTTAGTTCCTGGAACCAAGTTATTTAGATTATTCACATAAGCTTGATGGTGCTTTCCGTAGTGGAATTCTAACGTTTTGTCGCTAATGGTTGGATTAAGAGCACTCAGCTCGTAAGGCAACTTTGGTAGTTCAAATTTCATCCTTTTTGTTTTTTGTATTTGTCGCTCTAGTAACAAAGGTAAACCCAAAATGTTGAGAAAGCAAAAAAAGAGCGATCTGTAAACAGACCGCCCTCACAGCTAAACTTGACCTTAAACAAAAAAGGAGTTAGAACTATAAAGTTAACTTGTACAATCGTGCAACTTCGTCCCAGTTAACAACATTAAAGAAAGCCTCAACGTACTCATTTCTACGATTCTGGTAATGCAGGTAGTAGGCATGCTCCCACACGTCAAGACCTAAAATCGGAGCCCCCTTTACATCAGCAACATCCATTAAAGGATTATCCTGATTGGGAGTAGAAGAAACCTTCAGCCCATCAGGCGTTGCAACCAGCCAAGCCCAACCAGAACCAAAGCGGCTCATTGAAGCCTGACTAAACTCCGCCTTAAACTTATCAAAACTTCCAAATGCCTTTATGATAGCCTCCCCCACTTCACCGGATGGAACGCCACCTCCGTTGGGAGACAAGAAATTCCAGAAAAGGTTGTGGTTATAGAAACCGCCACTATTATTACGAACAACAGGGGCATGCTTTGATGCATCTTTAAGAATTGCTTCGATGGAAAGATCTGCAAGCGGAGTGTCCTTAATGGCACCATTAAGATTGTTCAAATATGCAGCATGATGCTTTGTATGGTGAATCTCCATAGTTCTTGCATCAATATGAGGCTCTAATGCCAAGTAATCGTAGGTAAGTTCTGGTAGTACGAAAGCCATAATCGTAAAATTTTAATCGTTGTTTTTATTCAGTCTAATTACTGCTAAAAACGATAAGCATGAAACATTGTTCAGCTGGTTTTGAAAAAAAAGGAAACTTTTCTTCTTTTTTTGAGTCATTCAACCGTTCTTCCACTTATTACGCTAATTTTATAGGATAGCCTTAAGCCGCTACAATAATTCATCTTTAAGCCTAACGACAATGAACCTCATCGGCTTTAAGTTGTTTTGAAAATGGCTTGCTAAATGACAACTAAAAACAGACCAGATGCCGCTTGCATACTTAACAAGAAGAGAACAATTCAATGCCGCCCATCGGCTTTACAAGGAAGGCCTTAGCGATGAGGAAAATTTTGAGATATACGGAAAATGTAGCAACCCCAATTGGCATGGCCATAACTACATCCTCCTAGTTACCGTTAAGGGAGAAATAAACCCCAACACGGGCTATGTGGTAAACCTGAAAGAGCTTGGGCGGATAGTAAAAGAAGAAATTGTGGAAAAAATTGACCACAAAAATCTCAATTTAGAGGTTGATTTTATGAAAGGTATTATACCTTCGACCGAAAATTTGGCAGTTGCCATCTGGCAGCAGCTAAAGCCGCAGGTTGAAGCGCTAAAAATAGCCCTACACTGCATTAAAGTACAAGAAACCGAGAATAACTTTGCCGAATACTACGGCGAATAAACCCAAGAATAGAATGAACGATTTTGAAAATGGCGTAATTCGAGGATACGAAAAAGAAGAGCGATATAACGACGAAATTACCCAAAAACTATCAGAACACTACAAATCGATACTTACACTAATTGGGGAAGACCCCGAAAGAGAAGGTCTACTAAAAACCCCAGAGCGAGTAGCCAAAGCGATTCAATTTTTGACTCACGGCTACCATTTAGATCCTAAGGAAATCCTAAACTCAGCCAAGTTTAAGGAGGACTACCAGCAAATGGTACTGGTGAAGGATATTGAGCTCTACTCCATGTGCGAGCACCATATGATTCCGTTTTACGGGAAGGCACACGTTGCCTACATTCCCAATGGATACATCACAGGTCTTAGCAAGATTGCAAGAATAGTAGAAGCCTACGCCCGCAGGCTTCAGGTTCAAGAACGGCTAACCGTACAAATTCGCGACTGCATACACGAAACGCTGAAACCTCTTGGAGTGGCGGTTGTTATAGAGGCTTCCCACATGTGCATGCAGATGAGAGGCGTACAGAAACAAAACTCTGTAACTACAACATCAGCGTTTACAGGAGCCTTTCTTTCGAACAGCAAGACAAGGGAAGAGTTTATCCATTTAATTGGAAAGAAGCTGCATTAGAGTTGGGAGAAAAAATAAAAGAGGGTCCCCAAAGTATCACCACATAAGATAAAAAATCATGTGTTTCTCTACATATTTTTTATCTCATATAGTTGTGATTAACATACAAGAGACCCTCTTACTGCTCTATCCTTATTTTTAACAAAAAGTAAAAACCATTCTCAAATCTACTGCATAGCTTAACTTATGTTCTCTTGCCACAAGTATGAATAGTCAATTCATCAAGGTTTTTCTTATTGGGGATAAAGATACTGACACACCATGCTAAAACAAAGCTTGATACAAATCCTATCAGCCCGTAAATTAAAAAATGAATTTGAGTTTGTTGTATAAAAAATAGGATTAGTCCACTTCCGATCAACCCCGCAATAGCTCCCACTGTGCTTATTCGCTTAGTAAAAATACCCATCGCAAAAAAACCACCCAAACCACTCACAAAAAGGCCTATAATGGTTTGAAATTCATCAAAGATAGACTCAACACTTGTTTTCGAGAGCCAAATTGCCACCGTGACACCTAAAAATCCAACCCCAAAACTAATAATCTTTGCAAGTACAACCGAGTTATGCTTACCTGTTAGCCGCTGATAAAAATCTACCGTTAATGCGTTGGACACAGCATTAATGTTCGATGAAAGTGTAGACATAGTAGCCGCAAAAATAGCCGCAATCATTAAACCAGCCACCCCAGAGGGTAGAGCATACATTATATAGTATGGAAAAATAGAATCTGAATTTGTCATCGTAACATCCAAATTCATCGGGTTTTCAGAGTAGTATGCAAAAAGGGCTGCACCTACGAAGTAGAATAGCAGAGAAGCGGGTGCGCTCAGCCAACCATTAAGCCAAATACCTCTTATTGAACCACGCTCGTCTGAGGTAGTCATATACCGTTGAATTATTGATTGATCGGACGTATATGTAATTAGGCTTGAGGCCAACCCACCAAACATCACCACCCAAAAGGTTGGTTTTGTAAGATCAAAAGAAAAGTCGAGAATCTGAAGCTTATTGGCAGCACGAGAATGCTCTATTAGGGAGGAAATTCCTCCATCAATATCAACTAGTAAAAAGATAATAGCAACAAACAAGCCGGCCAAAAGGACGACACCTTGAATAACATCTCCCCATATCACAGCCTTTATTCCTCCCGTTGTACTATAAAACAAGGTTATCATTCCCATTAGAAGTATCGATACCAAAACACTGATTCCAGTAACAGTCGAAAGAGCCAAAGCTGGGAGTAGAAGCACTACACCAATACGAGATACCATAAAAACAATAAACAATGCGCTTGCAATAAGTCTGACAGATAGCCCGAATCTGCGCTCAAGATATTCGTAAGCGGAAGATAATTTTAGCCTGTGAAAAAAGGGAAAGTAGTATTTAACTACTAACGGAACAATTAAGATTATAGACACAGCCATAAGAGAATAGCGCCAATCAGAAGTGTAGGTTTTTGCAGGTAAAGCCATGTAAGAAATAGCACTCAGCATTGTTGCGAAGATGCTTATTCCAGAGGCCCACCATGGTATCTGTCCGCTAGCCGTAAAATATTCTTCAGTATTGTCATTTCCCTTCATAAAATAGTAACCGAGGTATACCATCGACAATAAATAAATTACCAGAACAATCCAATTTAACAGTCCAAATTCAGGACTGGAGTTGACCTCTCCAGCATAAACGCTAGGAGTTCTCTCTCCGGGCTTAATTTCTCCGTTAACGACATATACTTTATTCCCAACGGAAACAACTTTGGCTCCTGCAACTCCCCCATAAGGAGCATTCTGTAAGGGAGTCCAACTTTTAGTAAGCGTATGAAACGCCATTACTTTGCTGTTAAAGTTGAAGAATGAGCGATTCGCCCTCATATAAGCATCAGAGACTCTCTTTATAGAATCTCGTTGAAAGGAAGAGGGCATCTTCAAATAGGCTTCTCTGCGCGCTATTTCTTCGCGATAGATACTGGCATCTACACCTCCAACAAAAAGAATGTGGTGTGCACCTGATCTAAAAGCATCACCTCCAAAATAAGAGATAGATGAACCATTATAATTCGTCTTTACCTCCTCTCCCCATTTACTTCCTTTAATGCTGTAGGCAAGATAGCTACTTAATATATAAGGATATTTTCCATCTGCAGTAGTTCCAAAGAAGAGAAATATATTTTCCTCCTCACCATTGCTTTGTGCTACAACAACAGGTGATGTCCGAGCTCTACCTGGATAGGTGGCGAGCTGCTCCCACCGACTATCCAACCTGTTCAATTGCAGCGAAAAAAAGAGCTTTCGATACGGAGCGATAGTTTCGGCACCAACTACATAAATTTTCCCGTTTGTGTATGTCCCGCCATATAGAGCATGTTTCACAGGTAAAGGAGGCAACGAATGAGCAACTATCTTTTTCTGGGCAACATTCCAGGTAAGTAGCATCACTTTATTGCTAAAGACGCTATCGTTACGACCTCCAAGAAACACCACTCCACTAGGAACCTGAATGGAAACACCATAAGCGAGAGTAGAAGGAAGTTGTAGAGCCATTGGAGAAGGAGGCGAAGCTACTCTATCCAAGGAATAGCAGTACATCTCCTTATAGTAACGTTTGTTACCTATACTTCCATTATCTCCTATCGAAAAATTACATCCTCCTGCAACAATGAGATTTCCGTTTATGACTCCTGCAAAAGGGGAGGCAACACCTTTACCGTAACCTTTTACATCTTGGGCTCCTACGTTTTGAAGTTTTTGCCAATGGTAAGTAGGCCTTCCCTTAGGAGGAGAAGAACATCCTGTTAGTAGAAGTAATATTAAAAAGGGAAGTATCTGCGTTCTCATACTGCATTCTTTTTTGTTTGGATTTTGTCCAGCATAGCAAAAGTAATGCTGCACTGGTAGAGGGCACGAGGAAGGTGAAAACAACCTTTCCATTTACTCCCCTTTAAAGTTGTGAGCGGATTGCCTTGTCTGTTCAAATAACCAAACCATTCACCAAAGGTATCGTCGTTAAAGTGCGACCATGCGTACTTATGCACCTTTTTATACCACTCCCAACAGCGCTCATCGCCAGTATATAAATATGCTTTAGACAAAGATATAAGAGTTTCTAGATGAACCCACCAGAGTTTTTGATCCCACTCCAACTGTAATGGAGGATACCCTTTTTCATCAAGGAAATAAAAAATACCTTCATAATCCTTGTCCCATCCAAACTCTAGGATGGAGATAGTTGTATCTACAGCCTGCTTCATTAGTTCGGTATCACCATAAGCATGAGCAATATCCATAATAAACCACATGCTCTCAATACCATGGCCTGGATTAATCAGCCTACCTTCATAACTGTTATGGTGATCCCCATTAGGTAGCACATTTTCAAAGATAATGCCCCTATCTTTATCTCGAAAAATGTTCATTACCATATTGACACACTCTTGAACAGTTTGATCGACTCTATCCTTCGGAAGAACATCCTTAAGTAGCAAGACTAGATTGCTAAGAATCATAGGAAGCGAAAAATTGACTAGGTTTCTAGAACTGGGAATTGTCTTGTTCCAGATTCCTTTCGGATTGCCTTGCCTTCTCAATATATTATTAAAAGTAGCAATTGCTATTTGCATAGCTTCATCGTTGCCCGTCATTTTTGCATACTGGCTAAATCCCATTGTAGCAAAGCAATCTGAAAAAATATTGTAAGGATGAATCAGTGGATTTCCTTGCCGATCTACCGAAAAATACCAACTCCCATCAGATGCCCTTCCGTACTTTTTAAGAAAGTTATACCCTAGGCAAGCAGCATCCTTCCACTCTGACTTTGCGTCCAAATGTTCATGCAAAAAGGAGAACATCCAAAGTTCGCGATTTTGTAGCCACAAAAATTTATCGGTATCAAAAACCTGCCCCTCACGAGTAAGACAGGTAAAATACCCCCCTAACTCATGATCCAACGAATGATTAATCCAAAAAGGCATAACATCATGAAGCAGTTTATCCCCATAAAATTGGGATAAGCCTTTAAAATCCTTTTCCATCTATCCCTTATTTGCAAATGTAAAAAAGCCAACCTTTTTCAACTCCCTCAATAGAGATTCTTTTTGTTCTTCATTCAGCCCTACAAAAGGCAAACGAGGGGAACCTACATTTATTCCCAACTGCTCCATCACAAACTTTGCACTTGCCATATATCCTCTCTTTGCAAGCACCTCTATTATCTGAATACTTTTTCGCTGCAACTTGAGTGCTCCTTTTAAATCATTACGATTAAGGCAGTCTCCCATTTGAAGATATAACGGTAACATAAAGTTATAAGTGCTTCCGATAAACCATGTTGCTCCAAGCTGCATGCTTACCAGTGCAATCTCATCAACACCTGCCATTACATTGTATTTAGAAGCAGTTGCAGAAATGTAATCCTGCATGTCAGTATGCGTATATTTTACTCCTTTAAAGTTAGGAATCTGCAATGCACCTTCGTTCAGAAAATCGGTCATAGAAAACGAAATGCTGGTTAATACAGGAATGTGATAATAATAAAAATCTTTATTGGGAGCTGCATTTGCAATTTCCTGACAAATTGAAACAAGCGTGCTCAAACTCGTTGGACGCTGATAAAACGGCCCCGTTGCAGAAATTGCCTTAACATGTTGTAGCGTGGCAGCATGAGCAGCCAGCTCGCATGCCTCCTTTGTCGAGAGGTGTCCAACAAAAACAAATAGTTGAAACTCGGGATCGACAACAGAGTTCCACGCTTCCGCTGTATTTTTACGCTCGGCTGTTGTAAGTTGATACCCCTCCGATGTTGATCCATTAATAAATGCACCTTTAACACCATTCTTTTTTAAGAATGAGTATAGGGCTGTTATTTCCGTAATGTTGACCTCTCCGTTTTCCTTAAATGGGGTGTGGGGAGCTGCAATAAAATTATGTTGTCTCATGCTCTCATGTTTTTTAGAAAAGGTAGGAAGTTGTCCTGAACCACCTGATGTATAAAAACAAGGTTATTCTGAACAACTTCACAAACCACTTATCCAATAATTATTTGCATTAGTATCCAGGGTTTTGTTGCCCCTTTAGTAATGGATCGCCATTTAACGTATTAATATCGATTGGCCATAGCAACTTATATGCTTCATTTTCTGCCAGAACAGGTGATGTTGCCGGGTAGCCAGCCAATATAGAAAAAGCTAAAGGTTTTCCAGCACCATCCTGCATACGACGTAAGTCGTACCAACGCTTCCCTTCCCAAACGAACTCCTTGTCGCGTTCTTTAAGAATTGCAAGTTCATTATCTGCAAATGTACCATTTGCGTACACAGGATAGGTTGGACCGTAGGCACGCTTCCTTATATCGTTAATGTAACCAGAAGGATCTTCGCCCTTCTTATTTGCGATTTCAGCTAATAGTAGTAGTACATCAGCATAACGGTACACTGGTATATCGCAATCGTACACCCTGTTATTCGTAGAGTTAATAGAACCTGCAAACTTACGCAGAACCACCGCCTTTACGGTTGGTGTTCCATTTACAACCTTGTAAAAATCAAGAAAGGTAGCACGCTTACGGGCATCTGCATTATCGTACGATTCGAATAGTTCGAACTTGTACTCGTTACGAAATATTCCCCCAGTACCCTTTAGGCTCAAGGTATCCTTAAGTACTTTCCCGTTAGAACCCGTGTAAAGATTCAAAAAAACAGCATCCTGGTATAGGAACTCAGCCGCATTGTTAGTGGCCTCTCCATCGGCAAAGCGTAACGCAAAAATAATTTCGTTGTTTCCCTTATTCGAGGAAGAGAAAACATCCTCAAACTTGTTTAGCAGGCTAAACTTGCCTGAATTTTTTACGGACAATAGGGCATCCTCTGCCTTCTTCAAATCGCCAGCCACATCGACAGCCTGCTGATCGTCGGTTGTAACTTTTGCCGACCATAAAAATATTTCACCCTTAAGCATCAAAGTTGCCGCCTTCGACCACATTCCCTTTTTATTCTTTAGGGTAAAATTATCGGCAGCAAAATACTGTTCCGATTTTTCAATCATCTGCTTAACAAAATCGAGGGTCTGCTTTGCGGTACCACGGGCCTTACCCAACTTATTTATATCCGAAGTCATGGTTGGCATTGGATCTGTTACAATTGGTACACCACCAAAGGTTTTGTAAAGTTGAAAGTAGTAGTATGCCCTCAAACCATAAGCCTGTCCAAGCAGATAATTTTTATTGGCTTCGTTCATTACGGTCGATTCCTCTGCCTTTTGAATAAAGAGGTTAACCTGCATAATACGTCCATAATAACCACCCCAGTTGCTAACACCAGTTTGATCTTTTGTAAAGGCATTATTTTTAATAGGAGAGCTGTAGTTTAAACTGGTTGAAAGGGTTGAGTTACCATTTTTCTGTGTTCCTCCTCTTGCTTCGCCCAGTACAAACATGTTTGTATAATCTCCCCTTAGCGAATTGTGAAGACCAACCATAAATCCCTCGAATTGCGCAGGAGTTTGCCAGAAATTTCCGCTAGCGTAGTAGTCTTCGGGAGCGAGCTCAAGGCTGTTGCAGGAAGTAAACAATCCCGCAAATGCTATTGTGTAAAAAAGTATTCTTAACTTTTTCATTTGTTTTTATTTTAAAGGATGTTGCTAGAATGAAAGATTTACACCGAATACATAGGTACGTGGCAGGGCATAACCGCTTCCTACATAACCTCCAACTTCAGGAGAGTAAGTCTTCGACTTGGTAAGGTAGCCTAGGTTTTGCCCAGTGAGCGTTACCTGCAGGTTTTGCATTTTAACCTTGCTTACCCAACTTTTAGGAAAGGTGTAGCTCATCGAAATCTCGCGAAAGCAGATGTAGTCGGCCTTGTAGGCAAACATCTTAGAGTCGCGGGCGTAGTTGCGCTTACCAAGCTGATCGGCCCAAGTATAAATTGGATACTTTGCCGAAGGATTTTCGGGAGTCCAGCTTTGCTTTACCTCTGCAACTGGATTAAACGCCCCCTGCATACATCCCATAAACCAAGGTAGCGTGTTATCGTACTGGTAGAAACCAAGAGCATAGTCCATACGCGCAAATAGGGTTAGGCCCTTCCAACTCATGGTAGAGGTTAAACCTCCAGTAAAGCGAGGAACCGTACGTCCTACGTACACCTTATCGAAGTTATCGATAAGACCATCACCGTTCACATCCTTCCATTTGATATCTCCAGGCTGAATTTGAAGCCCTTTTCCCTTTTCGGCTGTAGTTAGCTTATTCCATGCTTCCGGCCCATATAGCGTTTTACCATTACTTCCATTATTTCCGGAGGTGATATCGATACGATTCGCAGCCTCAGCCTGAATCTGCTCAGCATTTTGGTAGATGCCTTCAGCAACATGAAGCCACATTCCCCCTACCTCTTGACCTTCCTGTAATCCACCTACCCAAACTTTTTCCCCTGTTTTTGGATCGTAAATTTGCATTGCATCCTGACGATTACGCTCTAAACCATTATCTGGAAGTTTTACCACCTTATTCTTATTCCAAGATATGTTAGCGTTAACATCCCACTTAAAGTCGGACGTTTGAACTGCAGCAACTTTTACCTCAAACTCGACGCCCATATTTTTAATAGTTCCGTTGTTTGTTGTGAGCTTATTAACCCCCGAACTTCCAGGTACCGTAATTGGCGTAATTTTATCACTTGTAGTACGATCGTAGTAGGCAAGAGAAGCAAAAACTCGACCATTCAACAATCCAACATCAACGCCAACCTCTGCCGTATGCGATCTTTCCCATAGTAGGTCTGGATTAGGAAGCCCCTTTTCAGTAGTATATCCTGAACTAGAATCGTAACCCCCAAGAAGAAATCCTACGCCTCCATCGTATTTTGGTGAATAATAACTTCCTTGAAGTTGATATGAACCAATACCCGATACGTTGCCGTTCAAGCCATAACTAGCCCTCAACTTTAGCTGGGTAAGCCAATCTTTGGTTGAACTCATAAAAGACTCCTTACTTACCACCCAACCAGCAGATACTCCAGGAAAATACCCCCAACGGTTATCGCCAAGTAGCTTAGAGTAGCCATCCTGACGGTAGGTAAAGGACAGAAGGTACCTACCCATGAAATCGTAGTTAACACGGCTAAAGGCCGACAGAATACGCTGGCGGTCATGCCAAGTATCTATTTTACGCTTATCCTTTTCGCTTAGAGTCAACTCCAAATCACCAAAGTCGTCGGTAGGGGCTCCAGAACCTGCACCATATAATCCATAGTTGTAGGCATCGTAGAATTCTCCACCAACAATACCGTCGATATTATGATTATTGAACAACTTCTTCTTGTAGTTTAGCACCGCGTTATACGTTTGACGTAGGACTCGATCAAACTGAGCAGAAGTAGATCGGGTGACAACCTTGTTGCCTGGAGATTGAAGATAGTCGCGATTGAAACTCTCCTTATACTCCTCATCGTACATCCATATTGCGTTCAACTTTAGCGACAAATCGCGCATTAGGTTAACCTTTAACGACTGGCTAAGGGTAAACTTGTCGGAAACATTGGTACGCTTAAACTTGTCGATGTTAGCCTGCGGATTACCATCTGAAAGTCCTTGCCCTACTAGTGCATCTCCGTTTCCGTTATAGCCACGCATGGTAGGTGGAGCACTTAACATACGTCCAAAGTAGTTACCCTCGGCAGATATCGGGGTGTCCTTCCAACGGGCATTGGCAAAGTTTAGTCCGGAGTAGGAGGTTAACCAATCGTTAATCTTGTAATCGCCATTAAAGGTAAAGTT
It contains:
- a CDS encoding AGE family epimerase/isomerase, which codes for MEKDFKGLSQFYGDKLLHDVMPFWINHSLDHELGGYFTCLTREGQVFDTDKFLWLQNRELWMFSFLHEHLDAKSEWKDAACLGYNFLKKYGRASDGSWYFSVDRQGNPLIHPYNIFSDCFATMGFSQYAKMTGNDEAMQIAIATFNNILRRQGNPKGIWNKTIPSSRNLVNFSLPMILSNLVLLLKDVLPKDRVDQTVQECVNMVMNIFRDKDRGIIFENVLPNGDHHNSYEGRLINPGHGIESMWFIMDIAHAYGDTELMKQAVDTTISILEFGWDKDYEGIFYFLDEKGYPPLQLEWDQKLWWVHLETLISLSKAYLYTGDERCWEWYKKVHKYAWSHFNDDTFGEWFGYLNRQGNPLTTLKGSKWKGCFHLPRALYQCSITFAMLDKIQTKKNAV
- a CDS encoding dihydrodipicolinate synthase family protein, coding for MRQHNFIAAPHTPFKENGEVNITEITALYSFLKKNGVKGAFINGSTSEGYQLTTAERKNTAEAWNSVVDPEFQLFVFVGHLSTKEACELAAHAATLQHVKAISATGPFYQRPTSLSTLVSICQEIANAAPNKDFYYYHIPVLTSISFSMTDFLNEGALQIPNFKGVKYTHTDMQDYISATASKYNVMAGVDEIALVSMQLGATWFIGSTYNFMLPLYLQMGDCLNRNDLKGALKLQRKSIQIIEVLAKRGYMASAKFVMEQLGINVGSPRLPFVGLNEEQKESLLRELKKVGFFTFANKG
- a CDS encoding RagB/SusD family nutrient uptake outer membrane protein, with amino-acid sequence MKKLRILFYTIAFAGLFTSCNSLELAPEDYYASGNFWQTPAQFEGFMVGLHNSLRGDYTNMFVLGEARGGTQKNGNSTLSTSLNYSSPIKNNAFTKDQTGVSNWGGYYGRIMQVNLFIQKAEESTVMNEANKNYLLGQAYGLRAYYYFQLYKTFGGVPIVTDPMPTMTSDINKLGKARGTAKQTLDFVKQMIEKSEQYFAADNFTLKNKKGMWSKAATLMLKGEIFLWSAKVTTDDQQAVDVAGDLKKAEDALLSVKNSGKFSLLNKFEDVFSSSNKGNNEIIFALRFADGEATNNAAEFLYQDAVFLNLYTGSNGKVLKDTLSLKGTGGIFRNEYKFELFESYDNADARKRATFLDFYKVVNGTPTVKAVVLRKFAGSINSTNNRVYDCDIPVYRYADVLLLLAEIANKKGEDPSGYINDIRKRAYGPTYPVYANGTFADNELAILKERDKEFVWEGKRWYDLRRMQDGAGKPLAFSILAGYPATSPVLAENEAYKLLWPIDINTLNGDPLLKGQQNPGY